The nucleotide window CTTCACAACGGAAATGAAAGCCGGCAGACTGCACTCACAGCagttcctttccctttctactGATCGGGATTACTTCTCCGTTATCAATTCATTATTTCCAATGATGGAATCACAATTGGCCTGGCCACATACTCTGTAGTATGGGCAGCGTGGTGATGTGCATGCACCGAGGCGACGGCATGATCGGGCCGAGGTGATGCTGGGATGACTTGCTATCGCCGGGCCATCCGAGTGATCGTCAATACGAGATCATCCTATCACAGTGTATGTAGGCTAACACAGCAGCAGTTCATCTGCAGCTTATCTTCAGGTCGCGTTTAATATACTCCGACCAGCCGAGCTGAGTCCGTGGCGAAGGCTCACTATCCTGCCATTGTCGGTCCAGGATCAATGCTGTTGACCAACCCTAACAATCTGCAGGACAGACCAGTGCAGTCTTTATTGCATGGTGAAGTAAACAGCATCCAGTAAAATGCAATCTTCGATGCAATATCCATGCATTGTCCACTTCCTCATATGGCACGATCTGCGGTCTTTGGATTTCAATTAGGATTCAATGAATTGTTCTGTCTGTATTATCGCCAGATCATCGGTCCACCTCAGCCGCATTTTCACATGCAACGTCAGCCGCAGTCCCCATCCACAGACCAGATCTGACGCTCGACAATTGGATTGATTTGATCAGACTAACCATGGTCTTGCATAACGTGAGCTAACTAGTGTAGCTCAAACAATTAATGCATCCCCGAGACATAGCCAGTGTGTAACGGGCAAGTTGTTGCACCTTCCCGTGTGGTGAGGGCCGTAGCTCAGTATTCACCATGTGACTTTGTCTTCATCTGAGACTATTGTCTGATCAGACTAACAAATGGAAATTGTCTTCTATTCTCAAATCATTGGCAGATAGACGAACGGGTCTATGGTCCGGGTATATCTGCTCTCTCGGATATTATAAGCGGGCATTGTGAACAGTATGCACATTGATGACGTGCTCAGCACGAAATTATAAGGATCCTATGGATTGTGCTTTTATATACATTAAATCGCCTCCCATTAGTCGTCGAGTCATCCAATTTTTTTCCAAGTACTCTATGCATTGTTGGCGCACGAAAAGCTGGACCGGGACGAGTCGTCGTGGATTGCCTTGCCGGACGCGTACAGACCGAGACCGCACTACACAATTAGCATGCGTTCACCCAGAATAAAGAAGAAGGTAAAACTTACCATAGCGCCACCAATGGCAAAGATGAGCATGTTGATGATAGTGAGAGCACACTTCTTCGGGCTCGACCACCACTGGCCGTAGTTCATGTGCAACCAGTAGGCACCCGGCAGACCGAAACTAAACCAACTGGCAAACAGCGAACTAATCAGACTGACCAGGTTGCTGAAAGAGGGGATACCCTCGCCGATGATCCAAGCAATCACCCAGCAGGTCACGCCAATACCGATCCAGGATCCCACAGAGACCCAGTCGTTCTTGTGCATACGTCCCGACTTGCGGAAGATGCGCACATAGATGTACTTGAGACCAACATGTCCGTTGACCACACCAGCACCAATAATCTATACACATCAGAAGTAATCCTCGAACACAAAGAGGGGTGGACTCACAGTAGGAATGGCCATGCCGTAAGCCACCTTCTTCAAGACAGGGCCAGCCGATCCCAGAGCGGGCGAGTCAACTCCGTTACCCACatagtagtagatgacgATAGCGGCGGTGACGTAGAGGGAAATTTCGAAGCCCTGCAGCAGACACAGCGCCTTGGGGAAGTCCTTGGGTTCCTCCATCTCGGCGATCAGACCGAAGAAGGCGACGTGGGCGCAGTAAGCAAACATGATCTGGGTCACACCACTGAATGCCGTGTACAGGTTGGTctcggtggtgatgctgatgttCTGACCGCCCTTGTACTGCACACCGACACCAATCATGGTGATCATAACCGCAGAGAAGATACTCAGGAAGGCTAATTCATTAGCTTCGCCCTGCACAAACGGGGAAAGTAAACCTACAGGCAGTGGAGATGTAGGTCAAGTTCTTGATGGTTCGGGGCAGCGAGAGAACCAGACAGATGATGAACGCGACGATACTGAACACGATGGAGCAGGTGCCGTGGTCGGTAATGGTGTTCATCATGACAGTAAAAGTGACGATATGGCTACCCATGATGAAGATAGAGAAGAGGATCTGGCCCAGACCGAACAACTCCCGACCGAAAGTGCCCATGAGGATCTCTCCCGCATCGGCAAGGTTGTGGATGTAAGGGTGGCGTTCACGGAATTGACCAATGACATAACCAGTGTAAAGGGCGAGGATACCAAGACCgatgatgagaatgagagaacTGCACTGGTTAGCCGCAGCGCAGAAGCATCGAGGCGCTGACTTACGGAACAAGACCCAGGGCCGTCATAGTAGCCGGAAGAGACAAGACACCGAGCGACACGGATTCAGCAATCATGACTAGGCTGGTTAGTATCTCGCAATTTGCAGTTATCGTCCTGGTCACATACACATTCCGCATTGCCTAGTGCCATTAGCTTGTTGTCTATCACAACGCGCGACAGAAGTACTTACCACCACTTCAAGGTCTTGTACTTGACCTCCGCATTAGCTTCATCGCCAAAGGCGTCCACCTCGGGCGCACCATCGATCGCCTTGAGGTCCTCCacgtcctcatccttctcccgCTGGCTCTTGGGCTCAACCGCATCGGGCGGAGGGGCAACGCCGTCCAAACGCATCGTGACTAGAAATGGGAGCTGTGTCTAGTTGCAGATAGACgcaagtagcagcagcagtagcagcagcagctaaaGTGCCGATGAACGTGAAACTGATACTAAAAAATTCTCACGAGTGGGTCGATGACGATCTGGTCCTCCGCTGGCTGAGCCTCTGCAGGATGAGCTGCCGGCCACACAAAGGTCGAGGTTGAAcacggaggaagacgaaaggCCAGatgagagaaggaaaggaagaaggaaggaagaaccagaagatagAAAGGTAGGTAGATACCCTGCCACGTTGAGTCGCGGTTACTACATCGGGGGGGAGCGCGGGCGTGGCTTGTCCGTTGAGAGGCCGAGGGCCGTGCCCACCCGCTAATTGCATCTGCATCTAGCTTTTTCTCCTCATAcaattttttcttatcagCAGCATACATAGTTAGCCAGTAtcgaaaaaaagaaaaagggaagatcCTGGTGTTCCTGCCCCACAGGCCAGCAGTTTCTTTTAGTGTATTTTTAGCTGGGCGAGCCAATGAGGCAAAAGAGAGGTTAAAATTAAGTAACAGAAAGGCTCCCGCCCCGCCCAACCCTGCCGCGCCCCGACGATAGCCGCGTCTCCGCTGGACGCTGATTGGTGCGGTGACCCTGGCCCTGGTCGGCTCGGTGGGATTCCAATTGTGCTTCTAGAAAGCATTGTTACATCTGCTTGCCACTTATCGCTTTTTTCCGCCTTTCATGACTGCCACAAATGACTGATCATTAGCTCATAGTTTGCTCGTCAGCTAATCGCTCGCTTCTGATTGATGGACACTGCTTTCCTACTTGCATCTCGGTCTGCTTTCAAAGCGAAATCCCCGCGGCAATGCTCCACCCGCTGCAGGCCATCCGCCTTGCCACCCACTGCCTGCTCGTTTCTCCGGATATTGTTTGCGGGTTAGCGTCTGTTTCAACGACGACGGAGAACCGAGTTATCCGGGTGCCCAGGAATTGTGCCGCGTATTGCTAGGCTGCATATCAGGCAGGTACCGGTGTGTTTGGGTCCGAAGACAGCACACCACGTCTATCGTCGATGCTTTCCAGAAGAGCTTAAAGTTAAAAGTAGCAGTCCATGATAGCTTGGACGTAGTACTTTCCAATGAGAGTTCAAAATTCACAAAGTATATGCTCCGCAGCGTTTCATTGGCAATGTGCTTGTTTCAATTGGCATAGCAGCTGCGGCCAACCGCTGTCATATACATATATTGTTCTCCACAcatattagtagtagtactgtcTTGGGAGTAGTGGGCAACGATAGAAGAGCACTACTGGTGGCACTATATTGAGAACTATCTCTTAAGAAAACTTGGAATTAGCAGATTGCAGATCTGTAGTCTATTATTCTTGCCCTGACAGaactatatatctttcttGGCCATCTGGACCCTGTACTCTGGGACAATTTATATCTCCATTGAGACAGAGATTATCTTCAGGTTTGCTACATACTTTCGCAGAATTTATTCCTGTCTTTTTCTCTAAAAACTGTAGTATCATTTCATGTTACTTCTCCCACAGGTCAGAGACCAATCCATTACTTAGTTATCTCATTAACGTGACATACACATTAAAGGATGCTACCACTAGCTGTAGTATTGAGGTACAGCTCAGAGTATTCAGTGGCATGACATGCTGGCTTTCGCTGGCCTCTACCTACACTGCATGTATCCGCTGCGACCTCACCGCGCAGTATACCCTCCATCAACAGGAATCACAGCTCCCGTCATCCAGTTGGCATCCTCACTCGCCAGCGTCACGGCCACCCGCGCAATGTCATCCGGCAACCCAGGCCCATTAAAGGGATGTCGTCGGATCAAGTCCTCCGCGGCGTGCATATACTCCGTCGTTTCTTGATAGATGGCTGTCCTGGTATCTACATGCCTTGTCAGTCATAACCCACGACTATCCCTACACAAAGAGGCTTGAAAACTAAGTGAGAATACTTACAACCCGGACAAATAGCATTCGCATGGATGCGATCGCGCGCATAGTCCAACGCTACCTGACGCGTGAGATTACTCACAGCCCCTTTGGAGGCACAGTAAGATGCTGTCACAGcttagcatcatcatcaatattgTTCCGTCTACCTCGATTCAACCTACGATTTTCCGTCGCGGCCACGATCCCAAGAATGGATGACAAGTTGATGATCCATCCCCGATCGCCAGATGGATGCGGATCCTGCTTCAACATCTGCGTGATGGCATACTTACTACCCAGAAAGACCGAGCGAGTGTTAATCCGCATGGTGGTATCGAACAGTTCATTGGTGGTTTCGTGAATGCGAGCTGGGGTACGGGATTCCAGGGAGACGCCTGCATTATTGACCATACTACATATACATTGTCAAGTCATCATTTTCCATGAGATAGAATCCTGGGGTCAT belongs to Aspergillus luchuensis IFO 4308 DNA, chromosome 3, nearly complete sequence and includes:
- a CDS encoding putative amino acid transporter (COG:E;~EggNog:ENOG410PHHD;~InterPro:IPR013057;~PFAM:PF01490;~TransMembrane:11 (i55-74o80-104i132-154o166-183i195-215o235-254i266-287o307-326i347-368o380-401i413-436o)), whose product is MRLDGVAPPPDAVEPKSQREKDEDVEDLKAIDGAPEVDAFGDEANAEVKYKTLKWWQCGMFMIAESVSLGVLSLPATMTALGLVPSLILIIGLGILALYTGYVIGQFRERHPYIHNLADAGEILMGTFGRELFGLGQILFSIFIMGSHIVTFTVMMNTITDHGTCSIVFSIVAFIICLVLSLPRTIKNLTYISTASFLSIFSAVMITMIGVGVQYKGGQNISITTETNLYTAFSGVTQIMFAYCAHVAFFGLIAEMEEPKDFPKALCLLQGFEISLYVTAAIVIYYYVGNGVDSPALGSAGPVLKKVAYGMAIPTIIGAGVVNGHVGLKYIYVRIFRKSGRMHKNDWVSVGSWIGIGVTCWVIAWIIGEGIPSFSNLVSLISSLFASWFSFGLPGAYWLHMNYGQWWSSPKKCALTIINMLIFAIGGAMCGLGLYASGKAIHDDSSRSSFSCANNA
- a CDS encoding SDR family NAD(P)-dependent oxidoreductase (COG:Q;~EggNog:ENOG410PJB5;~InterPro:IPR002347,IPR036291,IPR020904;~PFAM:PF00106,PF13561,PF08659;~go_function: GO:0016491 - oxidoreductase activity [Evidence IEA];~go_process: GO:0055114 - oxidation-reduction process [Evidence IEA]); the encoded protein is MRLLNKVALITGSSSGIGRAIALRYAREGAKVVCADITPTARSPVPNELDITTHDAISQKGGQAFFLQTDAGDASQMENAVLKTAQQFGRLDIMVNNAGVSLESRTPARIHETTNELFDTTMRINTRSVFLGSKYAITQMLKQDPHPSGDRGWIINLSSILGIVAATENPSYCASKGAVSNLTRQVALDYARDRIHANAICPGYTRTAIYQETTEYMHAAEDLIRRHPFNGPGLPDDIARVAVTLASEDANWMTGAVIPVDGGYTAR